In the Drosophila takahashii strain IR98-3 E-12201 chromosome 3R, DtakHiC1v2, whole genome shotgun sequence genome, one interval contains:
- the LOC108065676 gene encoding uncharacterized protein isoform X6, which translates to MEGASVSSPSMGGPRGGGFRGRGGGAPMRGGFDRGRGRGGRGHFMGGMRGGGGGSGMGGGPPMQGMMSGPPRGMRGSRGGMGYQGRGGGYQPRGGAPMGMRGGRPPLYSQPPKQHTGADNNKTVSPVPTSAISGEQPAVESAGDESTDGPASSVAPSSNSHGGSSAPSGSNGGGPPPYLGRGRGRGGPFSGRGRGGGGYNSHMNGSGGGGGGSMYGGGSHGHHSNSMGGGPGGEHGSMPRRGAPRGRGGYNQALKRGAPGGPGPKRGRYEGGPYGQRPMTPKYHSTQQHMGGGGGGGGGMSSQSSYGSPPSHHAPAQSHHSYQTHDQTQQVDPYAQSGYSTQTTQQGYNGYGQSSSSSYAAHTSQTSAPASSSYAAHHGTEYDQSQYQNYNSTGYAAPQDTRYQSYSQDYSQQYGSTAVDYNATGQADYSQHGQQSTGYDERAYAGYDSQAYSQNYSNAAAYY; encoded by the exons ATGGAAGGAGCTTCAGTTTCCTCGCCATCGATGGGCGGCCCACGTGGCGGCGGCTTCCGCGGACGCGGCGGCGGAGCACCCATGCGCGGTGGCTTCGATCGCGGACGTGGTCGCGGCGGACGCGGTCACTTCATGGGCGGCAtgcgcggcggcggcggtggcagcGGAATGGGCGGCGGTCCGCCCATGCAGGGCATGATGTCGGGTCCGCCGCGCGGCATGCGTGGCTCCCGCGGCGGCATGGGCTACCAGGGACGCGGCGGTGGCTACCAGCCGCGCGGTGGAGCCCCCATGGGCATGCGAGGTGGTCGTCCGCCGCTGTACTCCCAAC CTCCCAAACAACACACAGGTGCCGACAACAACAAGACCGTGTCGCCAGTTCCGACCTCGGCGATCAGTGGAGAGCAACCGGCGGTTGAGTCGGCCGGCGACGAGTCCACCGATGGCCCCGCATCGTCGGTGGCTCCCTCGAGCAACTCGCACGGCGGCAGTTCCGCCCCAAGTGGCAGCAATGGCGGAGGACCTCCTCCGTATTTGGGCCGTGGTCGTGGACGCGGCGGTCCCTTCAGCGGACGCGGACGCGGTGGCGGCGGCTACAATTCGCACATGaacggcagcggcggcggaggaggcggcagTATGTACGGCGGCGGTTCCCACGGCCATCACAGCAACTCCATGGGCGGCGGTCCGGGCGGAGAGCATGGGTCGATGCCCAGGCGCGGAGCCCCGCGCGGCAGGGGCGGCTACAATCAAG CTCTCAAACGCGGCGCTCCCGGTGGTCCTGGTCCCAAGCGCGGTCGCTACGAGGGCGGTCCCTACGGCCAGCGGCCGATGACGCCCAAGTATCACTCCACCCAGCAGCACATGGGTGGCGggggaggcggcggcggcggcatgtCCTCGCAGTCCTCATATGGCTCGCCGCCAAGTCACCATGCGCCGGCTCAGAG CCACCATAGCTACCAGACCCACGACCAGACCCAGCAAGTGGATCCCTATGCGCAGAGCGGCTACAGCACCCAGACCACCCAGCAGGGCTACAATGGCTATGgccagagcagcagcagcagctatgCGGCTCACACATCGCAGACCAGTGCTCCGGCCAGCAGTAGCTATGCGGCCCACCACGGCACTGAGTACGATCAGAGCCAGTATCAGAACTACAA CTCGACGGGCTATGCTGCTCCGCAGGACACGCGGTACCAGTCGTACAGCCAGGACTACAGCCAGCAGTACGGCTCGACTGCGGTGGACTACAATGCCACCGGGCAGGCGGACTACAGCCAGCACGGACAGCAGAGCACTGGCTACGATGAGCGTGCCTATGCGGGCTATG ATTCGCAGGCCTACTCGCAGAATTACTCGAATGCAGCCGCCTACTACTAG
- the LOC108065676 gene encoding uncharacterized protein isoform X5 produces MEGASVSSPSMGGPRGGGFRGRGGGAPMRGGFDRGRGRGGRGHFMGGMRGGGGGSGMGGGPPMQGMMSGPPRGMRGSRGGMGYQGRGGGYQPRGGAPMGMRGGRPPLYSQPPKQHTGADNNKTVSPVPTSAISGEQPAVESAGDESTDGPASSVAPSSNSHGGSSAPSGSNGGGPPPYLGRGRGRGGPFSGRGRGGGGYNSHMNGSGGGGGGSMYGGGSHGHHSNSMGGGPGGEHGSMPRRGAPRGRGGYNQALKRGAPGGPGPKRGRYEGGPYGQRPMTPKYHSTQQHMGGGGGGGGGMSSQSSYGSPPSHHAPAQSHHSYQTHDQTQQVDPYAQSGYSTQTTQQGYNGYGQSSSSSYAAHTSQTSAPASSSYAAHHGTEYDQSQYQNYNSSTGYAAPQDTRYQSYSQDYSQQYGSTAVDYNATGQADYSQHGQQSTGYDERAYAGYDSQAYSQNYSNAAAYY; encoded by the exons ATGGAAGGAGCTTCAGTTTCCTCGCCATCGATGGGCGGCCCACGTGGCGGCGGCTTCCGCGGACGCGGCGGCGGAGCACCCATGCGCGGTGGCTTCGATCGCGGACGTGGTCGCGGCGGACGCGGTCACTTCATGGGCGGCAtgcgcggcggcggcggtggcagcGGAATGGGCGGCGGTCCGCCCATGCAGGGCATGATGTCGGGTCCGCCGCGCGGCATGCGTGGCTCCCGCGGCGGCATGGGCTACCAGGGACGCGGCGGTGGCTACCAGCCGCGCGGTGGAGCCCCCATGGGCATGCGAGGTGGTCGTCCGCCGCTGTACTCCCAAC CTCCCAAACAACACACAGGTGCCGACAACAACAAGACCGTGTCGCCAGTTCCGACCTCGGCGATCAGTGGAGAGCAACCGGCGGTTGAGTCGGCCGGCGACGAGTCCACCGATGGCCCCGCATCGTCGGTGGCTCCCTCGAGCAACTCGCACGGCGGCAGTTCCGCCCCAAGTGGCAGCAATGGCGGAGGACCTCCTCCGTATTTGGGCCGTGGTCGTGGACGCGGCGGTCCCTTCAGCGGACGCGGACGCGGTGGCGGCGGCTACAATTCGCACATGaacggcagcggcggcggaggaggcggcagTATGTACGGCGGCGGTTCCCACGGCCATCACAGCAACTCCATGGGCGGCGGTCCGGGCGGAGAGCATGGGTCGATGCCCAGGCGCGGAGCCCCGCGCGGCAGGGGCGGCTACAATCAAG CTCTCAAACGCGGCGCTCCCGGTGGTCCTGGTCCCAAGCGCGGTCGCTACGAGGGCGGTCCCTACGGCCAGCGGCCGATGACGCCCAAGTATCACTCCACCCAGCAGCACATGGGTGGCGggggaggcggcggcggcggcatgtCCTCGCAGTCCTCATATGGCTCGCCGCCAAGTCACCATGCGCCGGCTCAGAG CCACCATAGCTACCAGACCCACGACCAGACCCAGCAAGTGGATCCCTATGCGCAGAGCGGCTACAGCACCCAGACCACCCAGCAGGGCTACAATGGCTATGgccagagcagcagcagcagctatgCGGCTCACACATCGCAGACCAGTGCTCCGGCCAGCAGTAGCTATGCGGCCCACCACGGCACTGAGTACGATCAGAGCCAGTATCAGAACTACAA CAGCTCGACGGGCTATGCTGCTCCGCAGGACACGCGGTACCAGTCGTACAGCCAGGACTACAGCCAGCAGTACGGCTCGACTGCGGTGGACTACAATGCCACCGGGCAGGCGGACTACAGCCAGCACGGACAGCAGAGCACTGGCTACGATGAGCGTGCCTATGCGGGCTATG ATTCGCAGGCCTACTCGCAGAATTACTCGAATGCAGCCGCCTACTACTAG
- the LOC108065676 gene encoding uncharacterized protein isoform X3 — protein sequence MEGASVSSPSMGGPRGGGFRGRGGGAPMRGGFDRGRGRGGRGHFMGGMRGGGGGSGMGGGPPMQGMMSGPPRGMRGSRGGMGYQGRGGGYQPRGGAPMGMRGGRPPLYSQRADNNKTVSPVPTSAISGEQPAVESAGDESTDGPASSVAPSSNSHGGSSAPSGSNGGGPPPYLGRGRGRGGPFSGRGRGGGGYNSHMNGSGGGGGGSMYGGGSHGHHSNSMGGGPGGEHGSMPRRGAPRGRGGYNQGMSRPPLHHHQAHNPNTQLAPVPALKRGAPGGPGPKRGRYEGGPYGQRPMTPKYHSTQQHMGGGGGGGGGMSSQSSYGSPPSHHAPAQSHHSYQTHDQTQQVDPYAQSGYSTQTTQQGYNGYGQSSSSSYAAHTSQTSAPASSSYAAHHGTEYDQSQYQNYNSSTGYAAPQDTRYQSYSQDYSQQYGSTAVDYNATGQADYSQHGQQSTGYDERAYAGYDSQAYSQNYSNAAAYY from the exons ATGGAAGGAGCTTCAGTTTCCTCGCCATCGATGGGCGGCCCACGTGGCGGCGGCTTCCGCGGACGCGGCGGCGGAGCACCCATGCGCGGTGGCTTCGATCGCGGACGTGGTCGCGGCGGACGCGGTCACTTCATGGGCGGCAtgcgcggcggcggcggtggcagcGGAATGGGCGGCGGTCCGCCCATGCAGGGCATGATGTCGGGTCCGCCGCGCGGCATGCGTGGCTCCCGCGGCGGCATGGGCTACCAGGGACGCGGCGGTGGCTACCAGCCGCGCGGTGGAGCCCCCATGGGCATGCGAGGTGGTCGTCCGCCGCTGTACTCCCAAC GTGCCGACAACAACAAGACCGTGTCGCCAGTTCCGACCTCGGCGATCAGTGGAGAGCAACCGGCGGTTGAGTCGGCCGGCGACGAGTCCACCGATGGCCCCGCATCGTCGGTGGCTCCCTCGAGCAACTCGCACGGCGGCAGTTCCGCCCCAAGTGGCAGCAATGGCGGAGGACCTCCTCCGTATTTGGGCCGTGGTCGTGGACGCGGCGGTCCCTTCAGCGGACGCGGACGCGGTGGCGGCGGCTACAATTCGCACATGaacggcagcggcggcggaggaggcggcagTATGTACGGCGGCGGTTCCCACGGCCATCACAGCAACTCCATGGGCGGCGGTCCGGGCGGAGAGCATGGGTCGATGCCCAGGCGCGGAGCCCCGCGCGGCAGGGGCGGCTACAATCAAGGTATGAGTCGGCCACCCTTGCATCACCATCAGGCACATAATCCCAATACACAACTCGCACCGGTACCAGCTCTCAAACGCGGCGCTCCCGGTGGTCCTGGTCCCAAGCGCGGTCGCTACGAGGGCGGTCCCTACGGCCAGCGGCCGATGACGCCCAAGTATCACTCCACCCAGCAGCACATGGGTGGCGggggaggcggcggcggcggcatgtCCTCGCAGTCCTCATATGGCTCGCCGCCAAGTCACCATGCGCCGGCTCAGAG CCACCATAGCTACCAGACCCACGACCAGACCCAGCAAGTGGATCCCTATGCGCAGAGCGGCTACAGCACCCAGACCACCCAGCAGGGCTACAATGGCTATGgccagagcagcagcagcagctatgCGGCTCACACATCGCAGACCAGTGCTCCGGCCAGCAGTAGCTATGCGGCCCACCACGGCACTGAGTACGATCAGAGCCAGTATCAGAACTACAA CAGCTCGACGGGCTATGCTGCTCCGCAGGACACGCGGTACCAGTCGTACAGCCAGGACTACAGCCAGCAGTACGGCTCGACTGCGGTGGACTACAATGCCACCGGGCAGGCGGACTACAGCCAGCACGGACAGCAGAGCACTGGCTACGATGAGCGTGCCTATGCGGGCTATG ATTCGCAGGCCTACTCGCAGAATTACTCGAATGCAGCCGCCTACTACTAG
- the LOC108065676 gene encoding uncharacterized protein isoform X1 has translation MEGASVSSPSMGGPRGGGFRGRGGGAPMRGGFDRGRGRGGRGHFMGGMRGGGGGSGMGGGPPMQGMMSGPPRGMRGSRGGMGYQGRGGGYQPRGGAPMGMRGGRPPLYSQPPKQHTGADNNKTVSPVPTSAISGEQPAVESAGDESTDGPASSVAPSSNSHGGSSAPSGSNGGGPPPYLGRGRGRGGPFSGRGRGGGGYNSHMNGSGGGGGGSMYGGGSHGHHSNSMGGGPGGEHGSMPRRGAPRGRGGYNQGMSRPPLHHHQAHNPNTQLAPVPALKRGAPGGPGPKRGRYEGGPYGQRPMTPKYHSTQQHMGGGGGGGGGMSSQSSYGSPPSHHAPAQSHHSYQTHDQTQQVDPYAQSGYSTQTTQQGYNGYGQSSSSSYAAHTSQTSAPASSSYAAHHGTEYDQSQYQNYNSSTGYAAPQDTRYQSYSQDYSQQYGSTAVDYNATGQADYSQHGQQSTGYDERAYAGYDSQAYSQNYSNAAAYY, from the exons ATGGAAGGAGCTTCAGTTTCCTCGCCATCGATGGGCGGCCCACGTGGCGGCGGCTTCCGCGGACGCGGCGGCGGAGCACCCATGCGCGGTGGCTTCGATCGCGGACGTGGTCGCGGCGGACGCGGTCACTTCATGGGCGGCAtgcgcggcggcggcggtggcagcGGAATGGGCGGCGGTCCGCCCATGCAGGGCATGATGTCGGGTCCGCCGCGCGGCATGCGTGGCTCCCGCGGCGGCATGGGCTACCAGGGACGCGGCGGTGGCTACCAGCCGCGCGGTGGAGCCCCCATGGGCATGCGAGGTGGTCGTCCGCCGCTGTACTCCCAAC CTCCCAAACAACACACAGGTGCCGACAACAACAAGACCGTGTCGCCAGTTCCGACCTCGGCGATCAGTGGAGAGCAACCGGCGGTTGAGTCGGCCGGCGACGAGTCCACCGATGGCCCCGCATCGTCGGTGGCTCCCTCGAGCAACTCGCACGGCGGCAGTTCCGCCCCAAGTGGCAGCAATGGCGGAGGACCTCCTCCGTATTTGGGCCGTGGTCGTGGACGCGGCGGTCCCTTCAGCGGACGCGGACGCGGTGGCGGCGGCTACAATTCGCACATGaacggcagcggcggcggaggaggcggcagTATGTACGGCGGCGGTTCCCACGGCCATCACAGCAACTCCATGGGCGGCGGTCCGGGCGGAGAGCATGGGTCGATGCCCAGGCGCGGAGCCCCGCGCGGCAGGGGCGGCTACAATCAAGGTATGAGTCGGCCACCCTTGCATCACCATCAGGCACATAATCCCAATACACAACTCGCACCGGTACCAGCTCTCAAACGCGGCGCTCCCGGTGGTCCTGGTCCCAAGCGCGGTCGCTACGAGGGCGGTCCCTACGGCCAGCGGCCGATGACGCCCAAGTATCACTCCACCCAGCAGCACATGGGTGGCGggggaggcggcggcggcggcatgtCCTCGCAGTCCTCATATGGCTCGCCGCCAAGTCACCATGCGCCGGCTCAGAG CCACCATAGCTACCAGACCCACGACCAGACCCAGCAAGTGGATCCCTATGCGCAGAGCGGCTACAGCACCCAGACCACCCAGCAGGGCTACAATGGCTATGgccagagcagcagcagcagctatgCGGCTCACACATCGCAGACCAGTGCTCCGGCCAGCAGTAGCTATGCGGCCCACCACGGCACTGAGTACGATCAGAGCCAGTATCAGAACTACAA CAGCTCGACGGGCTATGCTGCTCCGCAGGACACGCGGTACCAGTCGTACAGCCAGGACTACAGCCAGCAGTACGGCTCGACTGCGGTGGACTACAATGCCACCGGGCAGGCGGACTACAGCCAGCACGGACAGCAGAGCACTGGCTACGATGAGCGTGCCTATGCGGGCTATG ATTCGCAGGCCTACTCGCAGAATTACTCGAATGCAGCCGCCTACTACTAG
- the LOC108065676 gene encoding uncharacterized protein isoform X7 encodes MEGASVSSPSMGGPRGGGFRGRGGGAPMRGGFDRGRGRGGRGHFMGGMRGGGGGSGMGGGPPMQGMMSGPPRGMRGSRGGMGYQGRGGGYQPRGGAPMGMRGGRPPLYSQRADNNKTVSPVPTSAISGEQPAVESAGDESTDGPASSVAPSSNSHGGSSAPSGSNGGGPPPYLGRGRGRGGPFSGRGRGGGGYNSHMNGSGGGGGGSMYGGGSHGHHSNSMGGGPGGEHGSMPRRGAPRGRGGYNQALKRGAPGGPGPKRGRYEGGPYGQRPMTPKYHSTQQHMGGGGGGGGGMSSQSSYGSPPSHHAPAQSHHSYQTHDQTQQVDPYAQSGYSTQTTQQGYNGYGQSSSSSYAAHTSQTSAPASSSYAAHHGTEYDQSQYQNYNSTGYAAPQDTRYQSYSQDYSQQYGSTAVDYNATGQADYSQHGQQSTGYDERAYAGYDSQAYSQNYSNAAAYY; translated from the exons ATGGAAGGAGCTTCAGTTTCCTCGCCATCGATGGGCGGCCCACGTGGCGGCGGCTTCCGCGGACGCGGCGGCGGAGCACCCATGCGCGGTGGCTTCGATCGCGGACGTGGTCGCGGCGGACGCGGTCACTTCATGGGCGGCAtgcgcggcggcggcggtggcagcGGAATGGGCGGCGGTCCGCCCATGCAGGGCATGATGTCGGGTCCGCCGCGCGGCATGCGTGGCTCCCGCGGCGGCATGGGCTACCAGGGACGCGGCGGTGGCTACCAGCCGCGCGGTGGAGCCCCCATGGGCATGCGAGGTGGTCGTCCGCCGCTGTACTCCCAAC GTGCCGACAACAACAAGACCGTGTCGCCAGTTCCGACCTCGGCGATCAGTGGAGAGCAACCGGCGGTTGAGTCGGCCGGCGACGAGTCCACCGATGGCCCCGCATCGTCGGTGGCTCCCTCGAGCAACTCGCACGGCGGCAGTTCCGCCCCAAGTGGCAGCAATGGCGGAGGACCTCCTCCGTATTTGGGCCGTGGTCGTGGACGCGGCGGTCCCTTCAGCGGACGCGGACGCGGTGGCGGCGGCTACAATTCGCACATGaacggcagcggcggcggaggaggcggcagTATGTACGGCGGCGGTTCCCACGGCCATCACAGCAACTCCATGGGCGGCGGTCCGGGCGGAGAGCATGGGTCGATGCCCAGGCGCGGAGCCCCGCGCGGCAGGGGCGGCTACAATCAAG CTCTCAAACGCGGCGCTCCCGGTGGTCCTGGTCCCAAGCGCGGTCGCTACGAGGGCGGTCCCTACGGCCAGCGGCCGATGACGCCCAAGTATCACTCCACCCAGCAGCACATGGGTGGCGggggaggcggcggcggcggcatgtCCTCGCAGTCCTCATATGGCTCGCCGCCAAGTCACCATGCGCCGGCTCAGAG CCACCATAGCTACCAGACCCACGACCAGACCCAGCAAGTGGATCCCTATGCGCAGAGCGGCTACAGCACCCAGACCACCCAGCAGGGCTACAATGGCTATGgccagagcagcagcagcagctatgCGGCTCACACATCGCAGACCAGTGCTCCGGCCAGCAGTAGCTATGCGGCCCACCACGGCACTGAGTACGATCAGAGCCAGTATCAGAACTACAA CTCGACGGGCTATGCTGCTCCGCAGGACACGCGGTACCAGTCGTACAGCCAGGACTACAGCCAGCAGTACGGCTCGACTGCGGTGGACTACAATGCCACCGGGCAGGCGGACTACAGCCAGCACGGACAGCAGAGCACTGGCTACGATGAGCGTGCCTATGCGGGCTATG ATTCGCAGGCCTACTCGCAGAATTACTCGAATGCAGCCGCCTACTACTAG
- the LOC108065676 gene encoding uncharacterized protein isoform X4: MEGASVSSPSMGGPRGGGFRGRGGGAPMRGGFDRGRGRGGRGHFMGGMRGGGGGSGMGGGPPMQGMMSGPPRGMRGSRGGMGYQGRGGGYQPRGGAPMGMRGGRPPLYSQRADNNKTVSPVPTSAISGEQPAVESAGDESTDGPASSVAPSSNSHGGSSAPSGSNGGGPPPYLGRGRGRGGPFSGRGRGGGGYNSHMNGSGGGGGGSMYGGGSHGHHSNSMGGGPGGEHGSMPRRGAPRGRGGYNQGMSRPPLHHHQAHNPNTQLAPVPALKRGAPGGPGPKRGRYEGGPYGQRPMTPKYHSTQQHMGGGGGGGGGMSSQSSYGSPPSHHAPAQSHHSYQTHDQTQQVDPYAQSGYSTQTTQQGYNGYGQSSSSSYAAHTSQTSAPASSSYAAHHGTEYDQSQYQNYNSTGYAAPQDTRYQSYSQDYSQQYGSTAVDYNATGQADYSQHGQQSTGYDERAYAGYDSQAYSQNYSNAAAYY, encoded by the exons ATGGAAGGAGCTTCAGTTTCCTCGCCATCGATGGGCGGCCCACGTGGCGGCGGCTTCCGCGGACGCGGCGGCGGAGCACCCATGCGCGGTGGCTTCGATCGCGGACGTGGTCGCGGCGGACGCGGTCACTTCATGGGCGGCAtgcgcggcggcggcggtggcagcGGAATGGGCGGCGGTCCGCCCATGCAGGGCATGATGTCGGGTCCGCCGCGCGGCATGCGTGGCTCCCGCGGCGGCATGGGCTACCAGGGACGCGGCGGTGGCTACCAGCCGCGCGGTGGAGCCCCCATGGGCATGCGAGGTGGTCGTCCGCCGCTGTACTCCCAAC GTGCCGACAACAACAAGACCGTGTCGCCAGTTCCGACCTCGGCGATCAGTGGAGAGCAACCGGCGGTTGAGTCGGCCGGCGACGAGTCCACCGATGGCCCCGCATCGTCGGTGGCTCCCTCGAGCAACTCGCACGGCGGCAGTTCCGCCCCAAGTGGCAGCAATGGCGGAGGACCTCCTCCGTATTTGGGCCGTGGTCGTGGACGCGGCGGTCCCTTCAGCGGACGCGGACGCGGTGGCGGCGGCTACAATTCGCACATGaacggcagcggcggcggaggaggcggcagTATGTACGGCGGCGGTTCCCACGGCCATCACAGCAACTCCATGGGCGGCGGTCCGGGCGGAGAGCATGGGTCGATGCCCAGGCGCGGAGCCCCGCGCGGCAGGGGCGGCTACAATCAAGGTATGAGTCGGCCACCCTTGCATCACCATCAGGCACATAATCCCAATACACAACTCGCACCGGTACCAGCTCTCAAACGCGGCGCTCCCGGTGGTCCTGGTCCCAAGCGCGGTCGCTACGAGGGCGGTCCCTACGGCCAGCGGCCGATGACGCCCAAGTATCACTCCACCCAGCAGCACATGGGTGGCGggggaggcggcggcggcggcatgtCCTCGCAGTCCTCATATGGCTCGCCGCCAAGTCACCATGCGCCGGCTCAGAG CCACCATAGCTACCAGACCCACGACCAGACCCAGCAAGTGGATCCCTATGCGCAGAGCGGCTACAGCACCCAGACCACCCAGCAGGGCTACAATGGCTATGgccagagcagcagcagcagctatgCGGCTCACACATCGCAGACCAGTGCTCCGGCCAGCAGTAGCTATGCGGCCCACCACGGCACTGAGTACGATCAGAGCCAGTATCAGAACTACAA CTCGACGGGCTATGCTGCTCCGCAGGACACGCGGTACCAGTCGTACAGCCAGGACTACAGCCAGCAGTACGGCTCGACTGCGGTGGACTACAATGCCACCGGGCAGGCGGACTACAGCCAGCACGGACAGCAGAGCACTGGCTACGATGAGCGTGCCTATGCGGGCTATG ATTCGCAGGCCTACTCGCAGAATTACTCGAATGCAGCCGCCTACTACTAG
- the LOC108065676 gene encoding uncharacterized protein isoform X2 has translation MEGASVSSPSMGGPRGGGFRGRGGGAPMRGGFDRGRGRGGRGHFMGGMRGGGGGSGMGGGPPMQGMMSGPPRGMRGSRGGMGYQGRGGGYQPRGGAPMGMRGGRPPLYSQPPKQHTGADNNKTVSPVPTSAISGEQPAVESAGDESTDGPASSVAPSSNSHGGSSAPSGSNGGGPPPYLGRGRGRGGPFSGRGRGGGGYNSHMNGSGGGGGGSMYGGGSHGHHSNSMGGGPGGEHGSMPRRGAPRGRGGYNQGMSRPPLHHHQAHNPNTQLAPVPALKRGAPGGPGPKRGRYEGGPYGQRPMTPKYHSTQQHMGGGGGGGGGMSSQSSYGSPPSHHAPAQSHHSYQTHDQTQQVDPYAQSGYSTQTTQQGYNGYGQSSSSSYAAHTSQTSAPASSSYAAHHGTEYDQSQYQNYNSTGYAAPQDTRYQSYSQDYSQQYGSTAVDYNATGQADYSQHGQQSTGYDERAYAGYDSQAYSQNYSNAAAYY, from the exons ATGGAAGGAGCTTCAGTTTCCTCGCCATCGATGGGCGGCCCACGTGGCGGCGGCTTCCGCGGACGCGGCGGCGGAGCACCCATGCGCGGTGGCTTCGATCGCGGACGTGGTCGCGGCGGACGCGGTCACTTCATGGGCGGCAtgcgcggcggcggcggtggcagcGGAATGGGCGGCGGTCCGCCCATGCAGGGCATGATGTCGGGTCCGCCGCGCGGCATGCGTGGCTCCCGCGGCGGCATGGGCTACCAGGGACGCGGCGGTGGCTACCAGCCGCGCGGTGGAGCCCCCATGGGCATGCGAGGTGGTCGTCCGCCGCTGTACTCCCAAC CTCCCAAACAACACACAGGTGCCGACAACAACAAGACCGTGTCGCCAGTTCCGACCTCGGCGATCAGTGGAGAGCAACCGGCGGTTGAGTCGGCCGGCGACGAGTCCACCGATGGCCCCGCATCGTCGGTGGCTCCCTCGAGCAACTCGCACGGCGGCAGTTCCGCCCCAAGTGGCAGCAATGGCGGAGGACCTCCTCCGTATTTGGGCCGTGGTCGTGGACGCGGCGGTCCCTTCAGCGGACGCGGACGCGGTGGCGGCGGCTACAATTCGCACATGaacggcagcggcggcggaggaggcggcagTATGTACGGCGGCGGTTCCCACGGCCATCACAGCAACTCCATGGGCGGCGGTCCGGGCGGAGAGCATGGGTCGATGCCCAGGCGCGGAGCCCCGCGCGGCAGGGGCGGCTACAATCAAGGTATGAGTCGGCCACCCTTGCATCACCATCAGGCACATAATCCCAATACACAACTCGCACCGGTACCAGCTCTCAAACGCGGCGCTCCCGGTGGTCCTGGTCCCAAGCGCGGTCGCTACGAGGGCGGTCCCTACGGCCAGCGGCCGATGACGCCCAAGTATCACTCCACCCAGCAGCACATGGGTGGCGggggaggcggcggcggcggcatgtCCTCGCAGTCCTCATATGGCTCGCCGCCAAGTCACCATGCGCCGGCTCAGAG CCACCATAGCTACCAGACCCACGACCAGACCCAGCAAGTGGATCCCTATGCGCAGAGCGGCTACAGCACCCAGACCACCCAGCAGGGCTACAATGGCTATGgccagagcagcagcagcagctatgCGGCTCACACATCGCAGACCAGTGCTCCGGCCAGCAGTAGCTATGCGGCCCACCACGGCACTGAGTACGATCAGAGCCAGTATCAGAACTACAA CTCGACGGGCTATGCTGCTCCGCAGGACACGCGGTACCAGTCGTACAGCCAGGACTACAGCCAGCAGTACGGCTCGACTGCGGTGGACTACAATGCCACCGGGCAGGCGGACTACAGCCAGCACGGACAGCAGAGCACTGGCTACGATGAGCGTGCCTATGCGGGCTATG ATTCGCAGGCCTACTCGCAGAATTACTCGAATGCAGCCGCCTACTACTAG